AAAAGCTGGCTCAGTATGGTGAGAAGCTTCTTTGGTTGGCTGACTAGGGAAGAGCATATTTCGCATAATCCGACTGCTAATATTGAAATGCCTAGAAAGGAATCAAGGCTTCCGAAAACAATCCTGAGTCACGATGAAGTGGAAGCGGTGATGAATGTGCCTAACGTCTCTAAGCCTATGGGAATACGAAATCGAGCTATTCTAGAATTTCTCTATTCGACAGGAGTGAGAAGAACCGAGCTTTGTACATTGAATCTAGGCGATATCGATGCTGTTCGTTCATTGGTTCGAGTCGAACAAGGGAAGGGTCATAAAGATCGATACGTGCCTATCGGCTCTAGAGCCTTGCAGTGGTTAGATAAATATCTGATAGAAGTCCGCCCAATTTTATTAGCTGAAGGCCCAGACGACTGTGAACAAGCACTATTTCTTAATGCTCAAGGGACAAGGATTAAGCCTAGTCGGATTACTCACCAAGTGAGTCAATGGATTGACAAAGCCGATATTGGCAAATCTGGCAGTTGTCATTTATTTAGACATAGTTTTGCCACAGGTCTGCTTGAAAACGGCTGCGATATAAGACATATTCAAGAGATGTTAGGTCATGAGCATCTAGAGACGACCCAGGTGTATACTCACGTCAGTTTACGTGAACTCCAACAAGCTCATGAGAAATGCCACCCGGCAAAAGTAAGG
Above is a genomic segment from Verrucomicrobiota bacterium containing:
- the xerC gene encoding site-specific tyrosine recombinase XerC, with the protein product MFYKDLLEETLKDIRSQKDPLCVGYLLGRYLEHLKVRNYTDQTVYSKAKTLRQFRYYCEELGITQARQVTRETILNYQSHLYHYKKADGKGLSVGTQKSWLSMVRSFFGWLTREEHISHNPTANIEMPRKESRLPKTILSHDEVEAVMNVPNVSKPMGIRNRAILEFLYSTGVRRTELCTLNLGDIDAVRSLVRVEQGKGHKDRYVPIGSRALQWLDKYLIEVRPILLAEGPDDCEQALFLNAQGTRIKPSRITHQVSQWIDKADIGKSGSCHLFRHSFATGLLENGCDIRHIQEMLGHEHLETTQVYTHVSLRELQQAHEKCHPAKVR